The Chryseobacterium geocarposphaerae genome has a window encoding:
- a CDS encoding DUF2797 domain-containing protein, producing MQFQGQILKMTSFNDEPIQYYLNLSGDLIHMNELFGKELMIKHVGFQCVNCGENKPIYRMGFCKSCFFESPYASDTIIRPELSTAHLGIAERDLEIEKEIQLQPHTVYLAYTGDVKVGVTRNTQIPTRWIDQGATFALPIARTENRYEAGMIEVALKEHLPDKTNWRKMLQDDFEDEVDLADFQQKIKEYFPEDFQKFYSEGENLWKFDYPFEKPEKINSFTLDKKPEFTGKLTGIKGQYLGFDGGNFINIRGHEGYVIELHVRN from the coding sequence ATGCAGTTTCAAGGGCAAATTTTAAAAATGACGAGCTTCAATGATGAGCCGATTCAATACTATCTTAACCTTTCCGGAGATTTAATTCATATGAATGAATTGTTTGGTAAAGAGTTAATGATAAAGCATGTAGGTTTTCAATGTGTTAATTGTGGGGAGAATAAACCTATTTACAGAATGGGATTTTGTAAAAGCTGTTTTTTTGAAAGCCCTTATGCCAGTGATACGATCATTCGTCCGGAGCTTTCCACGGCGCATCTGGGAATTGCGGAACGTGATCTGGAGATTGAGAAAGAAATACAGTTGCAGCCACACACTGTATATTTAGCATACACCGGTGATGTAAAGGTAGGAGTAACCCGAAATACACAAATTCCTACACGATGGATTGATCAGGGCGCGACTTTTGCACTGCCCATTGCGAGAACAGAAAACCGCTATGAAGCCGGAATGATAGAAGTAGCGCTGAAAGAACATCTTCCGGATAAAACCAACTGGAGAAAAATGCTTCAGGATGATTTTGAAGACGAAGTGGATTTGGCGGATTTTCAACAAAAAATTAAGGAATATTTCCCTGAAGACTTTCAGAAGTTTTATAGTGAGGGAGAAAATCTCTGGAAATTTGATTATCCTTTTGAAAAACCGGAAAAAATAAATTCATTTACTTTAGACAAAAAGCCGGAGTTTACAGGGAAACTGACCGGAATCAAAGGGCAATATCTTGGTTTTGATGGAGGGAATTTTATCAATATAAGAGGCCATGAAGGGTACGTAATAGAGCTGCATGTGAGGAATTGA
- a CDS encoding PA0069 family radical SAM protein, giving the protein MQNENSIKGQGAQRNVINRFDRYTFEPDDEDFETVKTTFTEVFPKTIVNQVKSEDLPMEYSMNPYQGCEHGCSYCFARPTHEYWGYSAGIDFERKIMVKKNAPELLEKFFRKKGYKPAPILLSGNTDCYQPAERQFEITRKMLQVCLDYRHPVNVLTKNALVLRDLDILKPLAEQKLVSVSLSIPTINEDLRRKMEPRTSSSKNKLKAVEILSENHIPVNVMVAPIIPGLNSDEPLSILKVISEAGANSFGYTLVRLNDTVEPVFVRWIETCFPDRAQKVLNLIRSMRGGKLGEKRYFDRQKGDGNIAEMIHNTFKIGRKKFFEGKEFPKLSTENFTGTKEQQLRLF; this is encoded by the coding sequence ATGCAGAACGAAAATAGTATAAAAGGTCAGGGTGCACAGCGAAATGTTATCAATCGTTTTGACAGATATACATTTGAACCTGATGATGAGGATTTCGAAACGGTAAAAACAACCTTTACCGAAGTGTTTCCGAAAACTATTGTAAATCAGGTGAAAAGTGAAGATCTACCGATGGAATATTCTATGAATCCTTATCAGGGGTGTGAACATGGATGTTCTTATTGTTTTGCAAGGCCTACTCATGAATATTGGGGATATAGTGCCGGAATTGATTTTGAAAGAAAGATCATGGTCAAAAAAAATGCTCCTGAGCTTCTGGAAAAATTTTTCCGTAAAAAAGGATATAAACCCGCGCCTATTCTGCTTTCAGGAAATACGGATTGTTATCAGCCGGCGGAAAGGCAATTTGAAATTACCCGGAAGATGTTACAAGTGTGTCTGGATTACAGACATCCTGTAAATGTTCTGACAAAAAATGCTTTGGTTTTGCGGGATCTGGATATTCTAAAGCCTTTGGCCGAACAAAAGCTGGTTTCGGTTTCATTGAGTATTCCAACCATAAATGAAGATCTGCGAAGAAAAATGGAGCCAAGAACAAGCTCTTCGAAAAACAAACTGAAAGCTGTAGAAATTCTTTCTGAAAATCATATTCCCGTGAATGTAATGGTCGCTCCCATTATTCCCGGGTTGAATAGTGACGAACCTTTATCGATTTTAAAAGTTATTTCGGAAGCAGGAGCTAACAGCTTTGGATATACTTTGGTACGGTTAAATGATACTGTAGAACCAGTATTTGTGCGCTGGATTGAAACCTGTTTCCCTGATCGAGCTCAGAAAGTTTTAAACCTTATTCGGTCAATGAGAGGAGGGAAGCTTGGAGAAAAAAGATATTTCGACAGGCAAAAGGGAGATGGAAATATTGCTGAAATGATTCACAATACTTTTAAAATCGGCCGAAAGAAGTTTTTTGAAGGGAAAGAATTCCCAAAATTATCTACCGAAAACTTTACCGGAACTAAGGAGCAGCAGTTGAGGTTGTTCTAA
- a CDS encoding vitamin K epoxide reductase family protein codes for MNFEKLIDYFKLDKQEFYFQFSSHPNYPSALAFSDTLNFLGLRNDAYELDKEYWDELPEEYIAVVDNSFSLVKKRGDQFTVYSDKIKNVTKEELYKNSSDFILLFEKTEAAKSNSSFNFKPVIYSIFGLIILYSLLQFSWYESIFNILSLAGVYISLELFNQKFGQESVIVNNICGAGAKNTTQSACSKIFSSDKTNVLGLKLSDFSLVYFLGITFMGLIFPDAQFVLRITALASAFVILYSLYIQLFVEKSFCRVCFLIIFILLSQIAISSVYFSWGVSLAIIFISAIVFASLFFTTAFFNNLLNQKEELKKSNAKNLRFKRNYDLFKRELLDKERVEFTDNNTFFVGNKEAKLHLSVVSNPYCGFCKGAHKIVENLLQQYPDDISVQMRFNYSPDQQNEKFTQLMSDFMYVYKNKTEQEFVDLVEYWFETRDESKVRQKAGIESSHENLSPVVGMSVENKNAGINFTPIILINGYQFPDKYDREDIHYFIGELMEDEEIYKDVTSVI; via the coding sequence ATGAATTTTGAAAAACTAATAGACTATTTCAAGCTTGATAAGCAAGAATTTTATTTTCAGTTTAGCTCTCATCCTAATTATCCGTCGGCATTAGCTTTCAGTGATACCTTAAACTTTTTAGGATTGAGGAATGATGCCTATGAACTGGATAAAGAATATTGGGATGAACTTCCGGAAGAATATATAGCTGTGGTTGACAATTCTTTTTCTTTGGTGAAGAAAAGGGGAGATCAATTTACGGTATATTCTGATAAGATAAAAAATGTAACAAAAGAAGAGCTTTATAAGAATTCAAGTGATTTTATACTTCTTTTTGAAAAAACAGAAGCCGCAAAATCGAATTCATCCTTCAATTTTAAGCCCGTTATTTATTCTATATTCGGATTAATTATTTTATATTCTTTGCTTCAGTTTAGCTGGTATGAAAGTATTTTTAATATATTGTCTTTAGCGGGAGTTTATATTTCATTGGAGCTTTTTAATCAAAAATTCGGACAAGAATCTGTGATCGTGAATAATATTTGTGGAGCAGGAGCCAAAAATACTACTCAAAGCGCGTGTTCAAAGATCTTTTCTTCTGATAAGACTAATGTTTTAGGATTAAAATTGTCAGATTTCAGTCTGGTGTATTTCTTAGGGATTACTTTTATGGGACTTATTTTTCCTGACGCACAGTTTGTTTTAAGAATTACAGCTTTGGCTTCTGCATTTGTAATTTTATACTCTTTGTATATTCAGTTGTTTGTAGAGAAATCTTTCTGTAGAGTTTGTTTTCTGATCATATTTATTTTGTTGTCTCAGATTGCAATAAGTTCGGTATATTTCAGCTGGGGAGTTTCTTTGGCAATCATTTTTATCAGTGCTATCGTGTTTGCTTCATTGTTTTTTACAACGGCTTTTTTCAATAACTTATTGAATCAAAAAGAAGAGCTTAAAAAATCCAATGCTAAAAACCTTAGATTTAAAAGAAACTATGATCTTTTTAAAAGAGAACTTTTAGATAAAGAAAGAGTTGAATTTACAGATAACAATACTTTTTTCGTCGGAAATAAGGAAGCTAAACTTCATCTTTCTGTTGTTTCTAATCCGTATTGCGGATTCTGTAAAGGAGCTCACAAGATAGTAGAAAACTTACTGCAGCAGTATCCTGATGATATTTCGGTTCAGATGAGGTTTAATTATTCTCCGGATCAGCAAAATGAAAAATTCACTCAATTGATGTCTGATTTCATGTATGTCTATAAAAATAAGACTGAACAGGAGTTTGTAGACTTAGTTGAGTATTGGTTTGAGACAAGGGATGAAAGCAAAGTAAGACAGAAAGCAGGAATTGAATCCAGCCATGAAAATCTCAGTCCGGTTGTCGGTATGTCTGTTGAAAATAAGAATGCGGGAATTAATTTTACGCCTATTATTTTAATTAATGGGTACCAATTCCCGGATAAATATGATAGGGAAGATATTCATTATTTTATTGGTGAGTTGATGGAGGATGAGGAAATTTATAAGGATGTCACTTCCGTTATATAA
- a CDS encoding bacteriocin-like protein: protein MKNLKKVSRADLSRITGGYRNPNSPEWLQCYRVGYCFSTTDKDDVNGIGVPNNYYDFTVPENATNIRVCGWSAIIPAPEGC, encoded by the coding sequence ATGAAAAATTTAAAGAAAGTTTCTAGAGCAGATTTATCTAGAATTACAGGAGGATACCGAAATCCTAACAGCCCAGAATGGCTTCAGTGCTACAGAGTTGGATATTGTTTTAGTACAACAGATAAAGATGACGTTAATGGAATCGGTGTTCCTAATAACTATTATGACTTTACTGTTCCAGAAAATGCTACTAACATAAGAGTCTGTGGTTGGAGTGCAATTATACCAGCTCCTGAAGGCTGTTAA
- a CDS encoding peptidase domain-containing ABC transporter — MKKFPFYLQPDSKDCGPTCLRIISKYYGKNISLQQIRNLSETTRDGSSLLGLSDAAEDMGFRSLGVQVDFETLAVEVPFPCIVHWNKNHFVVVYKIDKNNHVYISDPSYGLISYTKEEFITRWIGENANEKTEEGIALILETTPAFFQTEFDDQESKASFSFLSKYLLKYKSLVIQLAMGLLAGSLLSLILPFLTQSIVDVGIQNQDLSFIYIILLAQIMLFLGRMGIEVIRSWILLHLSTRINISIISDFFIKLMKLPISFFDTRMTGDIMQRINDHHRIEQLLTSSSLNTLFSLVNLIIFSIVLLFYDYRLFIVYFIGAALYIGWITFFLKKRKELDYKRFSQVSQEQSKVIELINGMQEIKMHNAEKQKRWDWEFLQVKLFKLRIKSLSLEQWQSVGGNFINQMKDILISFLSAKLVLTGNLTLGMMLSVQYIIGQLNSPLMQLIDFIRQTQDAKISLERLGEIHDKEDEENKDEQYVTEIPQQDIEISNMSFRYVGSDQYVFENLSLSIPYQKTTAIVGASGSGKTTLLKLLMKFYEPNEGEIRIGNTQMGNISPRFWRDQCGVVMQEGYVFNDTISNNIAVGEDYVDKAKLRRSVEIANIKEFIESLPLSYNTKIGNEGVGISGGQRQRLFIARAVYKSPEYIFFDEATSALDANNEKVIMENLEQFFKGKTAVVIAHRLSTVKHADKIIVLDKGKVVEEGSHAELVALKGEYYRLVKNQLELGN; from the coding sequence ATGAAAAAATTTCCTTTTTACCTTCAGCCAGATTCGAAGGATTGTGGTCCAACCTGTCTTAGGATTATTAGCAAATATTATGGCAAGAATATTTCTCTGCAACAAATTCGTAATTTATCTGAAACAACAAGAGACGGCAGTAGTTTATTAGGATTAAGTGATGCTGCTGAAGACATGGGATTTCGGTCTTTAGGTGTTCAGGTGGATTTTGAAACGCTGGCCGTAGAGGTTCCGTTTCCTTGCATTGTTCATTGGAATAAAAATCATTTTGTTGTAGTTTATAAAATTGATAAAAACAACCATGTATATATTTCCGATCCAAGCTACGGACTTATTTCTTATACAAAGGAAGAATTTATTACGCGATGGATCGGAGAAAATGCCAATGAGAAAACAGAAGAAGGGATAGCACTTATTCTTGAAACAACACCGGCATTCTTTCAAACCGAATTTGATGATCAGGAAAGTAAGGCCAGTTTCTCTTTTCTTTCAAAATATCTTTTAAAATATAAATCGCTTGTTATACAGTTGGCGATGGGATTGTTGGCGGGAAGCTTACTTTCTCTTATTCTCCCGTTCCTAACTCAAAGTATTGTAGATGTCGGGATTCAGAATCAGGATCTGAGTTTTATCTATATTATACTTTTAGCTCAGATCATGCTTTTTCTGGGAAGAATGGGAATTGAGGTTATCAGAAGCTGGATTTTGCTCCATCTTTCGACAAGGATAAATATTTCCATTATCTCAGATTTCTTTATCAAATTAATGAAACTTCCTATCAGTTTCTTTGATACCAGAATGACGGGAGATATTATGCAGAGAATCAATGACCATCACAGGATTGAACAGTTGTTGACCAGTTCTTCGCTAAACACTTTGTTCTCATTGGTCAATCTTATTATTTTCAGTATTGTTCTGCTATTTTATGATTACAGGCTGTTTATTGTATATTTTATTGGAGCTGCATTGTATATAGGCTGGATAACATTCTTTCTTAAAAAAAGAAAAGAGCTTGATTATAAAAGGTTTTCTCAGGTTTCTCAGGAACAAAGCAAAGTTATTGAGCTTATTAATGGCATGCAGGAAATAAAAATGCACAATGCCGAAAAGCAAAAACGCTGGGATTGGGAGTTTTTACAGGTAAAACTGTTTAAGCTTAGAATAAAATCTTTATCATTGGAACAATGGCAGTCAGTAGGAGGAAATTTTATCAACCAGATGAAAGACATTCTTATAAGCTTTTTATCTGCTAAACTTGTACTGACAGGGAACCTAACTTTAGGGATGATGCTTTCAGTACAGTACATTATTGGGCAGCTTAATAGTCCTTTGATGCAATTAATTGACTTTATCAGGCAAACTCAGGATGCCAAAATCTCCCTTGAAAGATTAGGAGAGATTCATGATAAAGAGGATGAAGAAAATAAGGACGAACAATATGTGACAGAAATTCCTCAACAGGATATTGAAATTTCGAATATGTCGTTCAGATATGTTGGTTCAGATCAATATGTTTTTGAAAACTTAAGCTTAAGTATTCCTTATCAAAAAACTACAGCTATTGTTGGAGCCAGTGGAAGTGGGAAAACCACACTCCTGAAATTATTAATGAAGTTTTATGAACCCAATGAAGGGGAGATAAGAATAGGCAATACCCAAATGGGAAATATTTCTCCTAGGTTCTGGAGAGATCAGTGTGGTGTGGTAATGCAGGAAGGATATGTATTTAATGATACGATTTCCAATAATATTGCAGTGGGAGAAGACTATGTGGATAAAGCAAAACTGAGAAGATCTGTAGAAATTGCAAACATTAAAGAATTTATTGAAAGTTTACCTCTCAGTTATAATACTAAAATTGGTAATGAAGGAGTGGGAATTAGTGGAGGACAAAGGCAGAGATTATTTATTGCCAGAGCGGTGTACAAATCTCCGGAATATATTTTCTTTGATGAAGCTACAAGTGCGTTGGATGCAAATAACGAAAAGGTGATTATGGAAAACCTTGAACAGTTTTTCAAAGGGAAGACTGCGGTTGTTATTGCGCACAGATTATCTACTGTGAAGCATGCCGATAAAATTATTGTATTGGATAAGGGAAAAGTAGTAGAAGAGGGAAGCCATGCAGAATTGGTGGCTTTGAAAGGAGAATATTACAGACTTGTAAAAAATCAATTGGAATTAGGGAATTAA
- a CDS encoding bacteriocin-like protein, with protein sequence MKNLKKIARKDLKSIKGGGIGDDCFAQIIPGDQIPENDGYACPCNLIWCPKGGSCIWENMYDEQRCVGTL encoded by the coding sequence ATGAAAAATTTAAAAAAAATCGCAAGAAAAGATCTTAAATCAATCAAGGGAGGAGGAATTGGAGATGATTGTTTTGCACAAATTATTCCTGGAGATCAAATACCTGAAAATGATGGATATGCTTGTCCATGCAATTTAATATGGTGCCCGAAGGGGGGATCTTGTATTTGGGAAAATATGTACGATGAGCAAAGATGTGTAGGAACACTCTAA
- a CDS encoding HlyD family secretion protein, translated as MPEKDVLDNIELRSESVQDILTQPPHWMVRWGNTIFLIILIMILMMSYIIKYPEFVPAPIVVTSQNPPEKIEARSSSKIEKIFIRDHQKVKTGDILMVLQSAANYEDILKLKKIVDTIASNHLSSFPVHESSYFKLGELQGEYNNFAKALQDENLFTRLQPYAPENLAANQSIVESRSRISTLKQQKNLETLKYTLTKKNYQRSQKLFNQGVIAAVELENEKIKYLQAQQNLENINISISQMEESISNLNKTKSGTAINTEKDKINYSSQTLQLFEQLRKSLKQWEQTYLITSSTNGVASFQQFFGVNQFVKTGDPIVSILPDKKEALVGRMSVPTVNSGKITAGEKVLIKLDNYPYQEFGIIEGKVQNISLIPDAEGNYYVDVILSKGLKTSYNKTLKFDKELRGNAEIVTKDLRLIERIFYQIRKLLGYQS; from the coding sequence ATGCCAGAAAAAGACGTTTTAGACAATATAGAACTACGCTCGGAGAGCGTTCAGGATATTCTTACGCAGCCTCCTCATTGGATGGTTCGTTGGGGAAACACAATTTTTCTCATCATATTAATAATGATATTGATGATGAGTTATATCATCAAATATCCTGAATTCGTTCCGGCCCCTATTGTAGTGACTTCTCAAAACCCTCCGGAGAAAATTGAAGCGAGAAGCAGTTCAAAAATTGAAAAAATATTTATCAGAGATCATCAGAAAGTTAAAACCGGTGATATTCTTATGGTTTTACAATCAGCGGCAAATTATGAGGATATCCTAAAGCTTAAAAAGATCGTGGATACCATTGCTTCAAATCATTTATCATCTTTTCCGGTGCATGAAAGTTCTTATTTCAAATTGGGAGAACTTCAGGGTGAGTATAATAATTTTGCAAAAGCACTTCAGGATGAAAATTTATTTACCAGACTTCAGCCTTATGCTCCTGAAAATTTAGCGGCTAATCAAAGTATTGTAGAATCTAGAAGCAGGATCTCTACTTTAAAACAACAAAAAAACCTTGAGACCTTAAAATATACCCTTACAAAGAAAAATTATCAACGGTCTCAAAAGCTTTTCAATCAGGGGGTTATTGCGGCGGTAGAATTGGAAAATGAAAAAATAAAATATCTTCAGGCCCAGCAGAATTTAGAGAATATCAATATTTCCATATCCCAAATGGAGGAAAGTATTTCTAATCTAAACAAGACAAAAAGCGGTACAGCTATTAATACCGAAAAAGATAAAATAAACTATTCTTCTCAGACCTTGCAATTATTTGAGCAACTTAGAAAATCATTAAAGCAGTGGGAGCAAACCTATCTTATTACTTCTTCAACTAATGGTGTTGCCAGCTTTCAACAGTTTTTTGGTGTTAATCAGTTTGTAAAAACCGGAGATCCTATTGTTTCTATTTTACCTGATAAAAAGGAAGCTTTGGTAGGGAGAATGTCTGTACCTACAGTGAATTCAGGAAAAATTACCGCAGGAGAAAAGGTATTAATAAAGCTTGATAATTATCCTTATCAGGAGTTTGGTATTATTGAAGGTAAAGTTCAAAATATTTCTCTTATTCCGGATGCAGAAGGGAATTATTATGTAGATGTTATTCTCTCTAAAGGACTGAAAACATCTTACAATAAGACTTTAAAATTTGATAAAGAACTAAGAGGAAATGCTGAAATCGTAACGAAAGATTTAAGACTTATTGAAAGGATATTCTATCAGATAAGAAAATTATTAGGCTATCAAAGTTAA
- a CDS encoding bacteriocin-like protein, with protein sequence MKNLKKLNKSQLKAITGAGGIKTPTEPEFCMYSCPDGTIVCAACSDDFKCPDNSI encoded by the coding sequence ATGAAAAATTTAAAGAAATTAAACAAAAGCCAGCTAAAAGCTATTACTGGAGCAGGAGGAATCAAAACACCTACAGAACCTGAATTTTGCATGTATTCATGTCCGGATGGGACAATTGTTTGCGCTGCATGTAGCGACGACTTCAAATGTCCAGATAATTCAATCTAA
- a CDS encoding isopenicillin N synthase family dioxygenase has translation MDKIPSVDLRDFLSGEPERKQKFVNEIGKAYEEIGFVALKGHFLDDKLVSELYGEVKNFFELPTETKQKYEIPGIGGQRGYVGFGKETAKGFKKGDLKEFWHFGQYLSDDSKYKSEYPDNVIVDELPKFNEVGKEAYQMLEKTGQYVLRALALHLGLDEFYFDDKIAEGNSILRPIHYPPITEEPDDAVRAAAHGDINLITLLMGAQGKGLQVQNHKGEWIDAIAEPNELMINVGDMLSRHTNNKLKSTIHRVVNPPRELWGTSRYSIPFFMHPVSGMSLNALENCVNENNPKLYEDTTAGEFLHERLIELGLIKK, from the coding sequence ATGGATAAAATACCTAGTGTAGACCTGCGTGATTTCCTTTCGGGTGAACCGGAACGCAAACAGAAATTTGTAAATGAAATCGGAAAAGCTTATGAAGAAATCGGATTTGTTGCCTTAAAAGGGCACTTCTTAGATGATAAGCTGGTAAGTGAATTGTATGGAGAAGTTAAAAACTTTTTTGAACTTCCAACGGAAACGAAACAGAAGTATGAAATTCCGGGAATTGGTGGACAAAGAGGGTATGTAGGATTCGGAAAAGAAACCGCAAAGGGTTTCAAAAAAGGGGACTTAAAAGAATTTTGGCATTTCGGACAGTATCTGTCTGATGATTCAAAATACAAAAGTGAGTATCCTGATAATGTAATCGTTGATGAACTGCCAAAATTCAACGAAGTAGGTAAGGAAGCTTATCAAATGCTTGAGAAAACTGGACAGTATGTTTTGAGAGCTTTGGCATTACATCTTGGACTGGATGAGTTTTATTTTGACGACAAAATTGCAGAAGGAAACTCAATTTTAAGACCTATTCATTATCCTCCAATCACAGAAGAGCCGGATGACGCTGTAAGAGCAGCTGCGCATGGAGACATCAACTTAATCACTCTTTTAATGGGAGCCCAGGGAAAAGGCCTTCAGGTTCAAAATCATAAGGGAGAATGGATTGATGCAATTGCAGAACCAAATGAATTGATGATCAATGTTGGAGATATGCTTTCCAGACATACCAACAATAAACTGAAGTCAACCATTCACAGAGTGGTAAACCCGCCAAGAGAATTATGGGGAACTTCAAGATATTCAATTCCTTTCTTTATGCATCCAGTAAGCGGAATGTCGTTAAATGCTCTTGAAAATTGTGTAAACGAAAACAATCCTAAATTGTACGAAGACACTACTGCAGGAGAATTTTTACATGAAAGATTAATTGAATTAGGATTGATCAAAAAATAA
- a CDS encoding RCC1 domain-containing protein: MKKVYYLLAMLGSFQFLHSQSNLCVTDISFKYYTLSIFTNDGKIYTWGQNPYGQVGNGTTQTQNTPWLRPTTPKFVNIYPSINHAAAVSDDGKIYTWGRNDRGALGDGTIINKLTPVQVGSNTDWVKAQAGNAHTIALKNNGTLWGWGNNSACELTSAEAAPYPNNFYTQPVQLSPDNDWIDIASGGARTFAIKSNGTLWGKGRNDKFSVGAPLLADGTCVVNLTQIGTTADWKKVSSSVNDFTLAIKTNNTLWGWGDNIDGAVGNGTSQLVQTPVQIGNDTWKDVAAGTSYTIGIKSNGTLWGWGRGCWDTSGAIVVPPNSLSPVQVGTESNWVKVAAGGCANYALRADNTVWAWGGVFNNGVYTTYTTPTLIFQCESLSTSENDKELSNLVLYPNPTVDKISWAQNIPIEKVTIYDMSARKVLSENVSGSSVNVSHLTKGTYMIKLEKKDKTFYNSKFVKK; encoded by the coding sequence ATGAAAAAAGTTTACTATCTCCTGGCAATGTTGGGATCATTTCAATTTCTGCACTCACAAAGCAACCTTTGTGTAACTGATATATCTTTTAAATATTACACATTATCTATATTTACTAATGATGGAAAAATCTATACTTGGGGGCAAAATCCTTATGGACAGGTAGGAAATGGAACAACTCAAACTCAAAATACCCCGTGGCTTCGCCCGACAACACCAAAATTCGTTAATATATATCCCTCCATCAATCATGCGGCTGCAGTAAGTGATGATGGGAAAATATATACCTGGGGCAGAAACGACAGAGGAGCCCTAGGAGACGGTACAATCATAAACAAACTAACCCCAGTACAAGTAGGCTCTAATACAGATTGGGTGAAAGCACAAGCCGGAAACGCCCATACTATTGCACTGAAAAACAACGGAACTCTTTGGGGATGGGGAAATAATTCTGCATGTGAACTTACAAGTGCTGAAGCAGCTCCATATCCTAATAATTTTTATACACAACCCGTACAGCTTAGTCCTGATAACGATTGGATTGACATCGCTTCCGGAGGCGCCAGAACTTTTGCCATCAAAAGCAATGGAACTCTTTGGGGAAAAGGCAGAAATGACAAATTCTCCGTTGGAGCTCCGCTTTTGGCCGATGGAACCTGCGTAGTTAATTTAACCCAAATAGGAACAACGGCAGATTGGAAAAAGGTTTCTTCATCTGTGAATGATTTTACACTTGCGATAAAAACAAACAATACCTTGTGGGGATGGGGTGACAATATTGATGGTGCTGTGGGAAACGGAACTAGCCAACTCGTACAAACCCCAGTGCAAATTGGAAACGATACATGGAAAGACGTAGCAGCGGGCACATCTTATACAATAGGAATAAAAAGTAATGGAACTCTCTGGGGATGGGGAAGAGGCTGCTGGGATACATCTGGAGCAATAGTTGTACCGCCTAATTCGCTTTCTCCTGTACAGGTCGGCACAGAATCTAACTGGGTAAAAGTGGCTGCTGGAGGCTGTGCTAATTACGCCTTAAGAGCAGACAATACCGTTTGGGCTTGGGGAGGTGTTTTTAACAATGGCGTATATACTACTTACACTACTCCTACACTCATTTTTCAATGTGAGTCACTATCTACTTCTGAAAATGATAAAGAATTATCCAATCTTGTATTATACCCGAATCCTACTGTAGATAAAATTTCATGGGCACAAAACATTCCTATTGAAAAAGTTACCATTTACGATATGAGTGCGAGAAAAGTATTATCAGAAAATGTATCCGGAAGCTCTGTGAATGTTTCACATCTCACAAAGGGCACTTATATGATAAAACTTGAAAAGAAAGATAAAACGTTCTATAACTCGAAATTTGTTAAAAAATAA